caaatggggcaaaaacacccagcgggccggataaatgtcctcggtgggctgcatgtggcctgtgggacatagtttgaggatccctggtacAGAGCATAGGGTCTGAAGGATAAGGTATATGGCACATGAGAAGCAGATGTGTCATGCTTGTGTGTCTATGGTGCATTCTGAATGTATTTGTGAGTTGTGTGGTCTGTCCATCGTGTATTGTGCATCTCTTACTTTTTGTATTATGTATGGCTTGCATGTATGTTGCTATATATGTACTCAACAGCACACTGACTATCCTATCCTGTCCTATCCTTGTAAGAATAGGTCACAGATGGCTGGAATCCCCAAAGAAGCAGTCTAtgtgaaagtgtgtatgtgtgtgcgcatgcaTGTTTATATTCGTGCTTTGGAGCTTCTGATTTGACCCTATGACCTCAGATATTTCCTTAATGCCCTCCCTCTAGAGCATTTTTGATTGAGACAACTAAAGGCTTCAAGCAACTCCCTATTTCCTGAAAAGATTTGCGatcattttcaactacttgactGTAACTTTAGGTTGAGTCTCAGCTGAAGTCATTTAGCTCCTTGGCCTCAATGTCCACACTTAGGAGATGGAACGTGTCAGGTTAGCGAGTGCAGCCCTCTTACAAGATGAGCGGGGTTGAGAGGGCACGCTCTGCAATCAGAAAacttacagataagagataaaggGATAGCAATGTTGCAGTGTGGGGGACCCATGGAGGAAAGATCCGCCAAGACCCAGGCTTATACATACTCCCTGCCACATagcctgctcagagggagaaaaatgaggcaatctATTCCCTTAATGATTcccaaagccttggaaaccctttacaGAGTTGCgacgagtaggaatcaactcaatggcagtggattagcaaccctataggacagagtagaacttccccaaagGATTTCCAAGCCTgggatctttaaggaagcagactgcctcatttttctcccacggagcagctggtgggttcaaactgctgaccttaggattagcagccgagtgcttaaccaaCAGAGATACAAGCACGCATACATCCACAACCTTTTTACCTCTTACAATATACCTTGATTTATAAGAACCTATTTGGGAATGAAGGGCTGATATGTGGtttcaattagaaaatgtatatGAAACCCTTAGTATAAAAACAACCAAATCaaaatcactgtcatcaagttgatggcatTTTAGAGAGCTAATAAATGTACAGTTCTAGGTCAGTAGTACCCAATCTTCATTCACAGGGAAAAAGTGTCCATTTCAACCAATCTGCCTCCGCCCTGGGAGCTTTGAAGACAGAGCAATTGATACCGTTTGCTGAGTTTTATGTCACATTTCCGCCACAGCGAATTGCTATCCTTTGTCTCTCCTTGGATATGGTAAATCCTTTCCCCacgaccaacaacaacaacaaaatcatggcattgtgaatgagggggagtgcagagtggggacccagggcccatctgggggaaattggacatccctttgtagaagggctgtggggagctgactaaccagtcagagtgtagtgtagcaacgatgaaacaaacaattttcctctagttcttgaatactcccccccccactatcatgatcccaattctaccttacataaccggctggaccggaagatgtacactggcacggataggaacttgaaatacggggaatccaggacagatgagcccctgaggaacagtggtgagagtgttgatatcaggaaggtggagggagggtaagggagaaaggggaaacagatgacaaggtctacatgtaacctcctccctggaggacagacagcggagaactgggtgagggagacgtcggatggtataagatatgataaaataataattatttataaattatcaagggtttgggggagggggagcagagagggaggggaaaatgaggagttgataccaagggctcaagtagaaagcaggtgttttgagaatgatgatggcaacatatgtacaaatgtcctggacacaaataatgtatgtatggattataaaaagagttgtatgagcccctaataaaatgattactaataaaaaaaagatgtaaacTCCCAGAGTACAAGcttcctcttgtccactgctgtatTCTCAGTCCTTAGCAGAGTTCGGGTTCAGAATAAACTTTCAGTAAATGATGGCCAAATTAGGCAATGGATGCCCACTTAAAGAAATTTGATGAGAATTTGTTGGGTGTTGTTAGAGTGATATTTTCTTGGAGCCAGACTGGGCTAGAGTGAAGATGTATGCATCCACAGGTGTAATCATTCAATAGGCACATGGTTAGAAATATACATTATCTCCCAAGGAATTACAGTAGGTAATCTGGTGGTCCTGACGAACCTTCCTAAGTTCCTGAGATTCCGGATCCTTTTCATTCTCAGAATATAGACGAAGAGGATGAGAAGGGACAACCAGAGCAGCGTGTCGGAATTCCTCCTCCAGGGGCTCCCCATCCGGCCAGAGCAGCAGAGTATGTTCTTTGCCCTCTTCCTGGGCATGTACCTCACCACCGTGCTggggaacctgctcatcatcctgctcATCAGGCTGGACTCTCGCCTGCACactcccatgtacttcttcctcagccACTTGGCCCTCAGTGACATCTTCCTTTCATCTGTGACTGTCCCAAGGATGCTAATGAGCATGAAAACTCACCGCCACTCAATATCCTATATCGGGTGCGTTTTGCAGGTGTACTTTTTCATACTCTTTGGGTGTGTTGACAACTTCCTTCTTGCAGTGATGGCCTATGACAGGTATGTGGCCATCTGTCATCCTCTGCACTACACCACAATAATGAGGGGTGATCTTTGTCTCTTCCTAGTGGCTGGATGCTGGCTCCTCTCTTGTGCCCATGGTCTGTTGCACACCCTCCTCATGGACCAGTTGTCCTTCTGTGAGGAGACTATCATCCCCCATTTCTTTTGTGATCTTGCTGCTGTCATCAAGGTCTCTTGCTCAGACACCTCTCTCAATGAGCTGGCTATCTTCACTGAGGGAGGATTGGTCATCATCGTGCCACTCAGCAGTATCTTTGGCTCATATATCTGCATGGTGGTCACCATCCTGAAAGTTCTCACCATCAAGAGAATCTCCAAAGCCTTGTCCACTTGTggttcccacctctttgtggtgtCTTTGTACTATGGGACACTGGCAGGGGTTTACTTTTTCTCCTCATCAGGCACATCCCAAGACAGGGATGCAATAGCTTCTGTCATGTACATGGTGGTCACGCCCATGCTGAACCCCTTCATATACAGCCTGAGGAATAAAGATATAAAAGGGGCTTTTGAGGGCTTTATCCGGGCCAAGGTCTTGTCTTGACATCCTGAATTCAGTTTTTCCAGACACCCTTAGCTACATGTCCCCTTAACGCTGTGACTTGGACCACTTTTATCTTGGGGACTTACATCTTCTCCTAGTTTCACATCATCTTTCTCTTCATTTATGTTCACCGGATTTTGcttcctctcttctttcttcattcTGTGAGTGAATTCTTCTGCCACAAAACGCCAAGCCCGACGAAGTTCAGTGTACGCCTGCGGTTCTTTGACACACACTCCCTTGAGCTTTGCGAAGTGTTAGTTATtttcgcccccaccccccacccccaacactctGTCTGGTACTGACATCAACACACGTTCGTCTGAATTTTTTAAATTGCACCAAGCTTCATGTATTCAATATGTAAGGCactgagaagaagaaaaaacaaactgccacaTCTATTGTAAGAGACACGACTCACTACCACAGCTAAGTTAGTTAAGAATTCAAATGTATACCTTATTTAATACTCAGAAGATCTTCTAAGGGTGCTAATATTTACCCAGCTTACAGAGAAACAAGCTAAAGTCCAAACAAATGAACTAAGTAGTTGTCATGAGACTTTACCCCTAACTTCCCTATTGTCTATTTACTCATATTGCCTTATTACAATAACCTGATTGTTAACAGCAGTTTGATTGTAAATATACAAATTAATTCTCTGTCCCTTAGGGAAATCTTTATTTACTCAAAGATCTTAAAGGTATTTTCCTAATTTTTGTCTTGCAATTTTCCAATTTTACCTTTACTATTTATATCTGATGTCCATTTGAGttcctttttttctgtttgttttaagatATGGATCCAGTGTAATTTTCTTCCAGATAGATATCTGGAAATTTATTGGAAAACCTTTCATTTTCCCGTTGCACTATAATATTCTTGTCTTTGTCACACATCAAATGACTGAATACTAGTCATCTTAAATATGTTCTCTTGAATACAAGTTACTCTTTTAGGTGCTTTTCCATATGAATTGTAGTTGTTCCTtaataattgtgttagtctggatcgactggagacacaaattcagagacactcatatgtatagaagAAAGAGGTgtgtatacaagaacaattgcatattgagaaaacatcccagcccagtccagatcaagcccataagtccaatattagcccatatgtccaataccaatctatgaagtcctcttcagactcatgaaacacatgccatgacaccaaatgcaggaagatcacaggccagtgggttggaagtcttgtggatccagtggcattgtaagcatctcagccctggcaggtgtCTCTACATAACTTCTCCAGTTCCagaagtctggttgcatcagggtaggtccatgtggcttctccagctcagggtgcCAGTGTAGtttcatgtatcttgtcagctgcaatgtgtcTCAGGGAGTAgccgagagagagtctctcccacctccaatgaggaaatccagaaattcccagaattctcagtagaaggccatgcccacacaggcctcattggctatgagctgattgacagactagatgtcatcccttcactgttaatcctatcaagtcccaaattgacaccacattatgtaactaccacaataattaaaaacaaatcaacCTATTGGCATTTTGTAATGGCATTGACTATATCAATCACTTTTACATATTCAATCTTTGTGATTATGCcatatttcttcatttatttagaTCTTCTCTGAACATTTTTTCCTCAACATTTTCTCAGCTGCTTCATATTTGTGTACTATTATAAAAGGTGAAATCATTTGAATGTTATATTCTATTTGTTTCtgatatataaaaatgtaattGATTTTCATGTGTGAATATAATATCTAGTGACTTTGCTATTTCATATAGCAAATTCTTATAATTTGCCTATACAGTTTGATTTTTAGGTAAGCCATAAATAAAAAGCTAATTTTTAATCTTCTCCCTCTCAATATTTGGAATTGATTTGTTTTCCTTGACTTAATTTGCTGGATTCTGATATAATCTTTTAAACAGCAATTTTAAGGTATAATTTACCTGCAATAAAATCTATCCACTTCAGACGCACTTTCAAGGATCAGTTTCCCAAATTGTGCAGCCACTATCACAACCCAGTTTAAGGACATTTCCACGACCTCACTGTGCTATCTTTGGCTCATTTACAATTTTCTGCATTCCTATTTCCAGCCTCAAAAAAACACTAATCTGCTAGATGCCTTTATAGATTTGCCTTTTCTAGAATTCAGAATAAATGAAATCATACTATGCGGCTCTTTTGCATGTGACTCCTCTCACTTGGTTTTGCGGCTCATCCGTGCCATAGCACGCACTAGCATATCATTCTTTTCCAATGTCAAATCATGTTCTATCATGTGGATTAAACCACATTTGTGTTGTTTACTGGTCATTTGTGTTGTCTCTACTTTTCAGCTATTATCAGTATTGCCGATACTGATTCATTTGCAAACTTTTGCGTGAACACATGTTTCCCATTTCTTGGGTATATTTGCAAATCTAAGATCAGAATTGTTGGTTCATATGATAACTTTGTATTTAGCTTTTTGGGAAACTGGCAGCCCATTTCCAAAGCAGCTGTATCATTAAAATGCCCCTACACAATGTATGAACTTTCCACTTTTCCTAACCCTCTCCAGTGCTGGATCTTGTTCATCTTTTAGGTCGTGGTCCTCCCCGGATATCAAGGAACTCCTTGtggctttgacttgcatttccctagGGACAGAAGAAGGGTCCTTGGTGGCACAATCTTTAAGCACTCGGATGCTGACTGAAGAGATGGTGGTGGGAACACACACAGTggctccccaagagaaagagCTGCCCATCGGCTTCCAGAAAGACGCCAACCCAGAAAGCCCTATATGTCCGCTTGGCTCTGTCAcccggggtcattatgagtcaagcaCTCAATAGTAACCAGTTGTGTTGACCGGTTTTGGGGACGTATGTTGGACAATGCTGCATGGTCTTTAGGATACTGTCTTGTAAAACTCCTTTATTCAACTAAAAAGTTGCACAAGGGTTAACTCAACACAGCTACAGTTTGTCACCGCCTGCCttggagcagggactgaaccctggCAGGgtttggggttcagctacattgttacttttgtttccctctcttctctatatccccgCACAGTCAGTCGCGGCAGGCTGCGCAGGGTTTTTTTTTATCAACACTGTACTTTTGTTCTTGAGTTGTGAACATCCTTTTCCATAATCTGAATAAAAGGGCCTTATCAGaaagacatttgaaaatatgTTCTCTTATTCtgtggatttcattttaccttttaaaatagtGAGTGCACCGTTTATGGCACATGAATCATGGGTCCATATAACTGATGGGCACTTCTGGGGAAACAGAGGTTAACTTAGTGATGGCTCACTTTTGGGGGCGCTTCAATTTTCTATTGTCATATATCATTAGAAGATTGTTCTTTTTTGGGGCCGAAtggctctttcacaggggtctcccaattcttaacagtagcaaaatgacagttgtgaagtagttatgaaaataattttatggttggggggtcaccacagcatgaggaactgtattaaagggtgatggcattaggaaggttgggaaccactgctcgaaGTGAAGTACCTCTACAGGTGCCAGTCATTTGTATGCACTGGTTTATTTAATCACCACAATAGCCCACGAGGCTCCTGTTACTGTTATTTTGATTAAAAAGCTATGGAAACTGAGGCTCTAGAAATTCCCTTTCTTGGCTTGAGAGCACAGTGCTCCTAAGTGTAAGTGCCTTGGCCCAGTCCCAAGGGCTCCATTACTTCTTTGTATCTCTTCACAAATAATGCAACATTTTTGTCCTGCATGGTCTTCCAAGGTAGTGGAGAGACCTATATAGATTAGTGAGTAGCTGGCAGATCAGGTATTGCTCTTTGGTCATTGCATGTTTAACGCCCTTGGGATCAATTCTTCTACTATCTCTATAGCAGGCCACAGCTCCCGCCCTGCATGGCatctggagggaggggagagatatGCAAATCTCAGGGAGCTGTGGAATTTATGCTCTAAGAGAGGTTGGGGTCGGTGGTGTGGGAATTTATTTGGAGTAAGCCTTACTCCAGCCAATTTTAGGCTGTATGGagatatgatcccaattctgtgtTCTTCAAAGGTCAAGGCTATCAATGACCATTACTGCTCCAAATGACCCTGCAGAAGGGAGCTCAACATATCACTGATGTTAGGGACATTTTCCCTCAAGATTCCTGTGGCCCAGCACCTTTGTCCCCCGCACAGGACACATCTCAAAAGGAAGGCAAGGAATTGGGCAATGATCCCTCTTTGATCCTTCTCTATTCAGAAGTTCCCCCTGAGTCTCAGTCCTAATAGTAAGTGGGGACCGTAATGCCCAGTATTCTGATCCTTGTAAGGTGCTAAAGATCATTAAGGCACAGAGCCATGAGACCAAAGGCGAGGACTCAAGTAGCAGTTTGGACCAGTAAGAATTGCCGCAGATCACCAGAAGATGGGGAATCACCACCTGATTCAGAAGCATAACTCTAGagtgtatgtgcatgtatttgCATAACCATGAATCTTTAGGGGGTAATGGACTCACACTGTTTTCTTCTTGGAAAGATATGGGTGCAGACAGTCCAGTATAACAGCCAGCAGTCATATGTATCCATAGAAATTACAATAGAAAAAATCCGATTCATTGGTAGCACTAGTCATATTTCACGTGCTCAGCAGTCACTTAAGACTAGTCGTAGGGCAACCGACAGTCTGAAGGCAGAAAAAAGGGATATTTTTGCAAAGTATTATTGTAACAAAACTTGTGACGCTAGTATATGTTCGGTATCGACTCTCAACCCGGCACAGATTCTATCATTTGTTGTCCAAGGATTTGTATTTTactactttttaattttaaaagcattaggttttattgacatataattcacacatcgtgCAGTCGTTCAAACAGattgaagagttgtgcaatcatcactacaatccattttagaacagtttcgtcttttgttattagctccctatttctacCAACCCCAAGAACCTACtaatccacttactgtctcttGTAGACTTACTTATTCTGGatctcatataaagaaaaacacacctaaacaaacaaatgaaacaccCCAAACCcattaacagtagcaaagttaaacccccaaacctcagttgaaaagtgTACCAACCTTTCTGAGGAGTTGCCAACTGGTTCAAATACGCAATTCACATAAACTGACATACACAACGTTCATGGAAAagggttccaatttctccacTTTCCCCAACACTAGCTACTGTCTATGTTCTTCATTAGTAATTATGAGGTCATAGTTCATAggttttatttaacatttaaaagttcagtcatattaagatttgtgcaatcatcaccacaaccaacttcaacacattttcttcttcctcagtGTGGTTAGCTCcctttgcccctcccccccaccgccACCACCCCATCTTCTCTTCTTGCCATGTCCCTATCCAGTGCCTGTCTCTATAGACTCACCTAAGCTAATCATACAAAATAAAACACCACCTTACACAATCACGCAAAACAGACAAACAACCCCCAAAAACCTCAACAGCAACTAGTGGACATAGAAAAACCTAAATCactgagaaagcagaaaatattaagactgaaacaactttaaaagggGCCAAAGGGGAGAACAAAACCATTTTGGGTTCCAGTTGTGAAATAAGGAAATGAGATCATCGTTGGATCATCATCTCCAGGAGGGCTGAGCGAAGCTGAGTATTCCCACACGCTGTGCTCCTTGCCATTTTGAACAAGGAAAGCACACCGTGGGGGTGCATGCTGTAAGCCTCAGTTGTTTGGCCTAAACGGACCAGGTTTTACGTTTGGAGAAGGAGTTGACATTTTCCTCTCGGACCCTGCCTTTAAAGGATAAACGTCCATATCTAGAATGGCAAAGGAATTATTGTAATAAATCTAATGATGTGAGCctatgagaaaaagaaaacaacggAGCACCTTAATGAACACACCTGAGGGAGATATACTTGGTTTTGTTCAGTTCATCCTGTCTCTGTAATGTTGGTGATGGTTATTTCATTCTTTAATCACGGTtttgatttttcctttctttctgaagTACCTTTCATTTATTTAGCATCCATTGGGTAGTACTCTGCCATCTCTCGAGTACCTGTTAGTTATTAGTATTCATGTTTATCATGTGTATTGGTATTCATGTGTATCATGTGTATTGGTACTCATGTGTATTGGTATTCATGTGTATCATGCATATTGGTATTCAGGTGTATCATGTGTATTAGTATTCATGTGTATCATGTGCTTTGGTATTCACTGTGTAGTATGTTTGGCTTTCATTAAACTGAATCCCAAAGGTTCCCTTTAGTAAATGTTTTCCTTCTCCATGATTTTTACAGTCGTTACTGTTTTGCTAACTATTAAGTGTTCTTTGACAATTCTAACACTCATAAGTTTTGGGAGGTAAAAACTCCAGAAAGTTAGTTTGTTTTAAACTCACAGATGAAATGGACCTTAATAATTTTTTCCATCTAGAATTCAAATAATGATCAGACCGCTATCTTTAGTACACATCACTGGAGATCGACTTAGTTGTCAAGTGTATTGCTCATTTGGAAAAATAAGCTGGGGAACTACATTTTTCTATTGTGCTTTTCTGAAACATGTGTCTAATTATTCCTATTTGGAGGGTAAAACACTTAAAAACTGAAAGAGAAAGACTACTGGCAGCTATATTGCGCAAAGAAGATACAGAACACTTCCATGGTCGCAGAAAGTTCTGCGGAGTAGTGTTTGTGTAAACCACACCCATACCTACTGCCTCGGAGCCAGCTCATTGGGATGTGAGTTTTCAGAAGAAAGGCACTCTCTCGTTAGTGTCTATCACAGTGTCTCTCACatgcgcgtgtgtttgtgtgtgtgtgcgcgcgcatgggGGGAATGAAGAAGCTGTCCTTGGTTCCATCTAAGAATCTCAAGTCTTCCTATGATGGGTCTTAACAAAGTATCAATTTGTGAATGAAATGCAGAGATTTATCTGAAGACCAACACAAACGCTTAGAGAAAGTGTGGAACCACAGTAATAACTGTGCTCAGCATTTGAAAATTCTTGACATTGTCCATTTCACTTAATTCCGAGACACAGAAGCATAGCATGCATCAGGAGAACCAGAGCAGTGAGTCCAAATTGTTCCTCCTGGGGTGTCCCCTCCAGCCCCAGCAGCAGATCTCAACTGTTGTGGGGAACCTTCTCATCAAATTGCTCATCAGTCTGGACTCTCACCTTCCCCCACACCCGCTGtcatccctccacccccatgCACTTCTTCCTCAGTCACTAGGACCTCATTGCTGCCTCCTTTTCATTTATCGCGAGCCCATAGATGCCCATAAACATGCATACTCAAGATCAACCCATCTCCTATGCAGAACGTGTAACACACTTATATTTTCAAGTACTTTTTGGTTGTGTTGATAGTGTCTTTCTCATCGGGATGGCATATGATGGGTATGTAGCCATCTGCCACTGTCACTCTGTCCACCATTCTCATGAGAAAGGAGCTATGTATCTTGCTGGTGGCTGGCTCCTGGATACtctcttggggggcggggggtgcccTCTTGTACACCCTCCTCTTGGCTACATGTTGTCCTGTGCTGCTggtgtagttacatcatctgatgccaatttgaggattaagagtgtaggggtgaagtctaggctgtcaatcaggatgtagccaatgaggcctctgtgtgggcatggccttccgctgagaattttgggaaatctgttgtttcctccttggaggtgggagagactctctgctcactcccttggagacgctctactgacaagacacgtggcactatgctgatagaccccgtgccctgtGAACTGGAgaagcccctgccagcactgagatgcttacaatgccactggatccaaagactttctacccactagcctgtgatcattctgcattcagcatcaatgcatgggttttgtgagtctgtattgtttccctcatatcctgtatttctccaagcagcattctgagaatttctttgtgtggcatctcaatgtctgcttcttctatgtatgttgttatgttcaggacaccttctgcctttgccttttgtttctcctgttttttcgttgaggtcattggggatgatggctgtttgtgttgagttgttttagagggaccaggtgccattttctaggctctctctgggagacttataggaatgcttcttcgaactgcctacagctgattttactatgggattaacctaccactttatccttctgtggcttccctatcaggtgagtgccccagatggctggTCGGTTGCCTGCCTCAGTGTTGCAGAagtt
This window of the Tenrec ecaudatus isolate mTenEca1 chromosome 10, mTenEca1.hap1, whole genome shotgun sequence genome carries:
- the LOC142457962 gene encoding olfactory receptor 1J4-like; translation: MRRDNQSSVSEFLLQGLPIRPEQQSMFFALFLGMYLTTVLGNLLIILLIRLDSRLHTPMYFFLSHLALSDIFLSSVTVPRMLMSMKTHRHSISYIGCVLQVYFFILFGCVDNFLLAVMAYDRYVAICHPLHYTTIMRGDLCLFLVAGCWLLSCAHGLLHTLLMDQLSFCEETIIPHFFCDLAAVIKVSCSDTSLNELAIFTEGGLVIIVPLSSIFGSYICMVVTILKVLTIKRISKALSTCGSHLFVVSLYYGTLAGVYFFSSSGTSQDRDAIASVMYMVVTPMLNPFIYSLRNKDIKGAFEGFIRAKVLS